Proteins found in one Microcella daejeonensis genomic segment:
- the pyrF gene encoding orotidine-5'-phosphate decarboxylase → MTGPAAGGAPATTAGFGARLATAMDAHGPLCVGIDPHAALLGLWGLGDDAAGARELALRVVEAAAGRVGIVKPQVAFFERFGASGYAVLEEVIGAARAAGLLVIADAKRGDVGSTMEAYAAAWLGEGSPLRADAMTAVAFQGLGSLEAAIAADGGLFVLAATSNPEGRALQASRDETGRTVSAQLVHEVAQRNTGAPGTALADLGVVIGATRPLAETGIDPRDLARTPILAPGFGAQGARLDELDALFGAAAPAVIPTVSRSVLGAGADGVRAAIAAHGAELRR, encoded by the coding sequence GTGACCGGGCCGGCCGCCGGGGGAGCGCCGGCGACGACGGCGGGCTTCGGCGCGCGCCTCGCCACGGCGATGGATGCCCACGGCCCCCTCTGCGTCGGCATCGACCCGCACGCCGCCCTCCTCGGGCTCTGGGGTCTCGGCGATGATGCCGCGGGTGCGCGCGAGCTCGCCCTGCGGGTCGTGGAGGCGGCGGCCGGCCGGGTCGGCATCGTCAAGCCGCAGGTGGCGTTCTTCGAGCGCTTCGGTGCGTCCGGCTACGCCGTGCTGGAGGAGGTCATCGGAGCCGCGCGCGCCGCGGGCCTCCTCGTGATCGCCGACGCCAAGCGCGGCGACGTCGGCTCCACCATGGAGGCCTACGCCGCCGCCTGGCTCGGCGAGGGCTCGCCTCTGCGCGCCGACGCCATGACCGCCGTCGCCTTCCAGGGCCTGGGCTCGCTCGAGGCGGCGATCGCCGCCGACGGCGGCCTCTTCGTGCTCGCGGCCACCTCGAACCCCGAGGGCCGCGCGCTGCAGGCCTCGCGCGACGAGACCGGGCGCACCGTCTCGGCGCAGCTCGTGCACGAGGTCGCGCAGCGCAACACCGGTGCACCGGGCACCGCGCTCGCCGACCTCGGCGTCGTCATCGGCGCCACCCGGCCCCTCGCCGAGACCGGCATCGATCCGCGTGATCTCGCCCGCACCCCCATCCTCGCCCCGGGCTTCGGCGCGCAGGGCGCTCGTCTCGACGAGCTCGATGCGCTCTTCGGCGCGGCCGCGCCCGCGGTGATCCCGACCGTGTCGCGCAGCGTGCTCGGCGCCGGCGCCGACGGGGTGCGCGCGGCGATCGCGGCCCACGGCGCGGAGCTGCGGCGATGA
- the gmk gene encoding guanylate kinase, producing the protein MTGQGQRHPDMPAVDRAAASRAAVEARRARAAVKQAVRAGERSALSVAETAWRDAESVEAGMRVRDLLATLKGLGPTRTLAALESLGIAEVKRLGGLGHRQRQALRSWLRSREAVAGHGRLVVLAGPTAVGKGTVSAFIRENFPEVLLSVSATTRTPRPGEIDGVHYYFLDDERFDAMVAADEFLEWAVVHNQSRYGTPRPPVAAALAEGRSVLLEIDLDGARQVRRAMPEAVLVFLLPPTWEELVRRLVGRGTESAEEQARRLRTATVELAAQDEFDVLVVNDDVERAAREVVDLLAVPRA; encoded by the coding sequence ATGACCGGGCAGGGGCAGCGGCATCCCGACATGCCCGCCGTCGACCGGGCTGCCGCCTCGCGCGCCGCGGTGGAGGCTCGCCGCGCCCGCGCCGCGGTCAAGCAGGCGGTGCGCGCGGGGGAGCGCAGTGCGCTCTCCGTCGCCGAGACGGCCTGGCGCGATGCCGAGAGCGTCGAGGCGGGGATGCGCGTGCGCGACTTGCTCGCCACCCTCAAGGGTCTCGGCCCGACGCGCACGCTCGCGGCGCTGGAGTCGCTCGGCATCGCCGAGGTGAAGAGGCTCGGCGGCCTCGGGCACCGGCAGCGGCAGGCGCTGCGCTCCTGGCTGCGCTCGCGCGAGGCCGTCGCGGGGCACGGCCGGCTCGTCGTGCTCGCCGGGCCGACGGCGGTCGGCAAGGGGACGGTCTCGGCGTTCATCCGCGAGAACTTCCCCGAGGTGCTGCTGAGCGTCTCGGCGACGACCCGCACCCCCCGCCCGGGCGAGATCGACGGCGTTCACTACTACTTCCTCGACGACGAGCGCTTCGACGCGATGGTCGCGGCGGACGAGTTCCTGGAGTGGGCCGTCGTGCACAATCAGAGCCGCTACGGCACGCCGCGCCCGCCCGTGGCGGCCGCGCTCGCGGAGGGGCGCAGCGTGCTGCTCGAGATCGATCTCGACGGGGCGCGGCAGGTGCGGCGCGCGATGCCGGAGGCCGTGCTCGTGTTCCTGCTGCCGCCGACCTGGGAGGAGCTCGTGCGGCGGCTCGTCGGCCGGGGCACCGAATCCGCCGAGGAGCAGGCCCGCCGTCTGCGCACCGCGACCGTCGAGCTGGCGGCGCAGGACGAGTTCGACGTGCTCGTCGTCAACGATGATGTCGAGCGCGCCGCCCGGGAGGTCGTAGACTTGCTGGCAGTGCCCCGCGCGTGA
- the rpoZ gene encoding DNA-directed RNA polymerase subunit omega translates to MAASKTQGIIDPPIDQLLTKVDSKYQLVIFASKRARQINDYYADLHEGSLFDNVGPLVDSTVDDKPLSVAMHEISEGKLVLTKLPE, encoded by the coding sequence ATGGCCGCCAGCAAGACCCAGGGCATCATCGATCCCCCCATCGACCAGCTGCTGACGAAGGTCGACTCCAAGTACCAGCTCGTCATCTTCGCCTCGAAGCGCGCCCGTCAGATCAACGACTACTACGCCGACCTGCACGAGGGCTCGCTGTTCGACAACGTCGGCCCGCTCGTCGACTCGACCGTCGACGACAAGCCCCTCTCGGTCGCCATGCACGAGATCAGCGAGGGCAAGCTCGTCCTCACCAAGCTCCCCGAGTAG
- the coaBC gene encoding bifunctional phosphopantothenoylcysteine decarboxylase/phosphopantothenate--cysteine ligase CoaBC, translated as MTGSPATPSGRLTVVVGITGGIAAYKAVGVARGFVLAGHDVHVIATEGALRFVGRPTLEAISRNPVHTDLYEGVAEVRHVALGQRADLIVIAPATAHTIASLAAGLAGDLLGTTVLASEAPLVIAPAMHTEMWGNAATRANIATLRERGVHVVGPASGALTGTDVGAGRMAEPDEIVAEALALVGPRDLVGRRILISAGGTREPLDPVRFLGNRSSGRQGTALARAALARGAEVTLVAAHLEVDAPAGAALEHVETTADLLQAMTRLAPDHDTVIMAAAVADFRPREVAAGKLKKSEDDERGLTLELERTPDVLAALAAGRAPGQRIVGFAAETEREERALVELAAGKARRKGADLIVVNRVGWSEGFGTQTNDVMIVRADGSVVSTASGDKLSVADRILDAIG; from the coding sequence ATGACCGGGTCGCCCGCGACCCCGTCCGGCCGGCTGACCGTCGTCGTCGGCATCACCGGCGGCATCGCGGCCTACAAGGCGGTCGGCGTCGCGCGCGGCTTCGTCCTCGCCGGGCACGACGTGCACGTCATCGCCACCGAGGGGGCGCTGCGCTTCGTCGGTCGGCCGACCCTCGAGGCGATCAGCCGCAACCCGGTGCACACCGACCTCTACGAGGGCGTCGCCGAGGTGCGCCACGTCGCCCTGGGGCAGCGCGCCGACCTCATCGTCATCGCCCCGGCGACCGCGCACACGATCGCCTCGCTCGCCGCGGGGCTCGCCGGCGACCTGCTCGGCACCACCGTGCTCGCCTCCGAGGCCCCGCTCGTGATCGCCCCGGCGATGCACACCGAGATGTGGGGCAATGCGGCGACGCGCGCGAACATCGCCACGCTCCGCGAGCGCGGCGTGCACGTCGTCGGCCCCGCCTCCGGCGCCCTCACCGGCACCGACGTGGGCGCCGGCCGCATGGCGGAGCCCGACGAGATCGTCGCCGAGGCGCTCGCGCTCGTCGGCCCGCGCGACCTCGTCGGCCGGCGCATCCTCATCTCGGCCGGCGGAACGCGCGAGCCCCTCGACCCCGTCCGCTTCCTCGGCAACCGGTCGAGCGGTCGGCAGGGCACGGCCCTCGCCCGAGCGGCGCTCGCCCGGGGGGCCGAGGTCACCCTCGTCGCCGCCCACCTCGAGGTGGATGCCCCCGCCGGGGCCGCCCTCGAGCACGTCGAGACCACGGCCGACCTCCTGCAGGCCATGACGCGCCTGGCCCCCGACCACGACACGGTCATCATGGCTGCCGCCGTGGCCGACTTCCGCCCGCGCGAGGTCGCGGCCGGCAAGCTCAAGAAGAGCGAGGACGACGAGCGGGGCCTGACGCTCGAGCTGGAGCGCACCCCCGACGTGCTCGCCGCCCTCGCCGCGGGCCGCGCGCCCGGTCAGCGCATCGTAGGCTTCGCCGCCGAGACCGAGCGGGAGGAGCGCGCGCTCGTGGAGCTCGCCGCGGGCAAGGCGCGCCGCAAGGGCGCCGATCTGATCGTGGTCAACCGGGTCGGCTGGAGCGAGGGCTTCGGCACGCAGACCAACGACGTCATGATCGTGCGAGCCGACGGTAGCGTGGTCTCCACCGCCTCGGGGGACAAGCTGTCGGTGGCCGACCGTATCCTCGACGCGATCGGCTGA
- the metK gene encoding methionine adenosyltransferase, protein MTDLRLFTSESVTEGHPDKICDQVSDSILDALLAVDPHARVAVETLVTTGLVHVAGEVSTVGYVDIPGIVRQRVTDIGYTSSDVWFDGRSCGVSISIGGQSPDIAQGVDAAYESREQASADAGDVQGAGDQGIMFGYATRETAQLMPLPIWLAHRLAERLAEVRKTGVLDYLAPDGKTQVTVGYEGQVPKTIETIVLSTQHLDSVTTEQLRAEVEQQVIRPVLEAHGFGDQRPRILINPTGRFVIGGPQGDAGLTGRKIIVDTYGGASRHGGGAFSGKDPSKVDRSAAYAMRWVAKNAVAAGLADRLEVQVAYAIGKASPVGLYVETFGTHHVPEARIQSAIQEVFDLRPGAIVRDLDLLRPIYARTSTYGHFGRELPEFTWERTDRADDLRAAAGL, encoded by the coding sequence ATGACCGACCTCCGCCTCTTCACCTCCGAATCGGTCACCGAGGGCCACCCCGACAAGATCTGCGACCAGGTCTCCGATTCGATCCTCGATGCGCTGCTCGCCGTCGACCCGCACGCGCGGGTCGCCGTCGAGACCCTCGTCACGACGGGCCTCGTGCACGTCGCGGGCGAGGTCTCGACGGTCGGCTACGTCGACATCCCCGGCATCGTCCGCCAGCGCGTCACCGACATCGGCTACACCTCCTCCGACGTGTGGTTCGACGGCCGCTCCTGCGGCGTCTCGATCTCGATCGGCGGCCAGTCGCCCGACATCGCGCAGGGCGTCGACGCCGCCTACGAGTCGCGCGAGCAGGCGAGCGCCGACGCGGGCGACGTCCAGGGCGCCGGCGACCAGGGCATCATGTTCGGCTACGCCACCCGCGAGACCGCGCAGCTCATGCCGCTGCCCATCTGGCTCGCGCACCGCCTCGCCGAGCGCCTCGCCGAGGTGCGCAAGACGGGAGTGCTCGACTACCTCGCCCCCGACGGCAAGACCCAGGTCACCGTCGGCTACGAGGGCCAGGTGCCGAAGACGATCGAGACGATCGTGCTGTCGACGCAGCACCTCGACTCGGTCACGACCGAGCAGCTGCGCGCCGAGGTCGAGCAGCAGGTGATCCGCCCCGTGCTCGAGGCGCACGGGTTCGGCGACCAGCGCCCGCGCATCCTCATCAACCCCACCGGCCGCTTCGTCATCGGCGGCCCGCAGGGCGACGCCGGGCTCACCGGCCGCAAGATCATCGTCGACACCTACGGCGGCGCCTCGCGGCACGGCGGCGGCGCGTTCTCCGGCAAGGACCCGTCGAAGGTCGACCGCTCCGCCGCCTACGCCATGCGCTGGGTCGCCAAGAACGCCGTCGCCGCCGGTCTCGCCGACCGCCTCGAGGTGCAGGTCGCCTACGCCATCGGCAAGGCATCGCCCGTCGGGCTCTACGTCGAGACCTTCGGCACCCACCACGTGCCCGAGGCGCGCATCCAGTCCGCCATCCAGGAGGTGTTCGACCTGCGGCCCGGCGCGATCGTGCGCGATCTCGACCTGCTGCGCCCCATCTACGCGCGCACCTCCACCTACGGCCACTTCGGGCGCGAGCTGCCCGAGTTCACCTGGGAGCGCACCGACCGCGCCGACGATCTGCGCGCGGCGGCCGGCCTCTGA
- a CDS encoding primosomal protein N' family DNA-binding protein, with translation MPESSPIGRSAAEQHDVGATAIARVLLDSPLPQLDRLFDYRIPPRLRALAVPGVRVTVPLRAAGRQASGYLIEVVDEQSFEGVLSELVDVVSAVPVLQPEVYRLIRRAADRAAGTASDLARLVIPTRQVRVEKAWLARRAAEQAAIEEAVSEDAATADAASEGPAAENPAPEGPAAENPAPEGPAAENPAPEGPAPEGPAAEGPAVTAPVVLGYDPAAIDALLDPAAPGPRRRVALTAIPEPAPVPDPDAPSGRRWMPAAARTLAELAAATLARGRSAIVSVPDYRDLENVAAALKVLVPADGVARVDAGQSNPDRYRGFLRALEPRPVIVLGMRTAVAAPAHDLGLIALWDDGDGLHVEPHAPGVHTRDLALLRQEDSGAALVLASHARTTDVQRLVEVGYVGELAPTPARRRRITPTAQLTSADGPAARARIPSTAWRTVAAALDEGPVLVQVARPGYAPRLACADCGETARCTACQGPIAQKRQGATPACQWCGALAVEWRCSRCEGERWRTVGSGSGRTADELGRAFPGARIIVADGEAGVQHVPAGRTLVVATRGAEPVAEGGYRAVLLLDGERMLARESLRVVEDCVRWWCTAAALAAPDAPVMLVGVGGAVASALAMGQPERIAAEELADRRLLRFPPAVRVAAMVGEPEQVARASAEVAALEGVDVLGPVELDEDRVRAIVRFDYARGAEVAETLKVALIRSATAKPRRVDGRPPRRRVPGLRVRFDDHEPFDDPAPGRPAASPARAADAPPSGRMGG, from the coding sequence ATGCCCGAGTCGAGCCCGATCGGGCGGAGTGCGGCCGAGCAGCACGACGTCGGCGCGACGGCCATCGCGCGCGTGCTGCTCGACTCGCCGCTGCCGCAGCTCGACCGGCTCTTCGACTACCGCATCCCGCCGCGCCTGCGCGCCTTGGCCGTTCCGGGCGTGCGGGTCACCGTCCCGCTGCGGGCCGCCGGGCGGCAGGCGAGCGGCTACCTCATCGAGGTGGTCGACGAGCAGTCCTTCGAGGGCGTGCTGAGCGAGCTCGTCGACGTCGTCTCGGCCGTGCCCGTGCTGCAGCCGGAGGTCTACCGGCTCATCCGGCGCGCGGCCGATCGCGCCGCGGGCACCGCGAGCGACCTCGCCCGCCTCGTCATCCCGACCCGGCAGGTGCGCGTCGAGAAGGCCTGGCTCGCCCGCCGTGCCGCCGAGCAGGCCGCCATCGAGGAGGCGGTCTCAGAGGACGCTGCCACCGCGGACGCGGCCTCGGAGGGCCCGGCAGCCGAGAACCCGGCCCCGGAGGGCCCGGCAGCCGAGAACCCGGCCCCGGAGGGTCCGGCAGCCGAGAACCCGGCCCCGGAGGGCCCGGCCCCGGAGGGCCCGGCCGCCGAGGGCCCGGCCGTGACCGCCCCCGTCGTCCTCGGCTACGACCCGGCCGCGATCGACGCCCTCCTCGACCCCGCAGCCCCGGGCCCCCGGCGCCGCGTAGCCCTCACGGCGATCCCCGAACCGGCCCCCGTCCCCGATCCCGACGCGCCCTCCGGCCGCCGCTGGATGCCCGCCGCGGCCCGCACGCTCGCCGAGCTCGCCGCCGCGACTCTCGCCCGCGGCCGCTCGGCCATCGTCAGCGTGCCCGACTACCGCGACCTCGAGAACGTCGCCGCGGCGCTGAAGGTGCTCGTCCCCGCCGACGGAGTCGCCCGCGTCGACGCCGGCCAGTCGAACCCCGACCGCTACCGGGGGTTCCTGCGGGCGCTCGAGCCGCGCCCGGTCATCGTGCTCGGCATGCGCACCGCGGTCGCCGCTCCGGCCCACGACCTCGGTCTCATCGCCCTCTGGGACGACGGCGACGGCCTGCACGTCGAGCCGCACGCCCCGGGCGTGCACACCCGCGACCTCGCCCTGCTGCGGCAGGAGGACTCGGGCGCGGCGCTCGTGCTCGCCTCCCACGCCCGCACGACCGATGTGCAGCGCCTGGTCGAGGTCGGCTACGTCGGCGAGCTCGCTCCGACCCCCGCCCGTCGGCGGCGGATCACCCCGACCGCGCAGCTCACGAGCGCCGACGGGCCCGCGGCGCGGGCCCGCATCCCTTCGACCGCCTGGCGCACCGTCGCCGCCGCCCTCGACGAGGGCCCCGTGCTCGTGCAGGTGGCCCGGCCCGGCTACGCGCCGCGCCTCGCCTGCGCCGACTGCGGCGAGACCGCCCGCTGCACCGCCTGCCAGGGTCCGATCGCGCAGAAGCGGCAGGGCGCGACCCCGGCCTGCCAGTGGTGCGGGGCGCTCGCGGTCGAGTGGCGGTGCTCCCGGTGCGAGGGCGAGCGCTGGCGCACCGTGGGCAGCGGCTCGGGCCGCACCGCCGACGAGCTCGGCCGCGCGTTCCCCGGCGCGCGCATCATCGTCGCCGACGGCGAGGCCGGGGTGCAGCACGTGCCCGCGGGCCGCACGCTCGTCGTCGCCACCCGCGGCGCCGAGCCCGTCGCCGAGGGCGGGTACCGCGCCGTACTGCTGCTCGACGGGGAGCGCATGCTCGCGCGCGAGAGCCTGCGCGTCGTCGAGGACTGCGTGCGCTGGTGGTGCACCGCGGCCGCCCTCGCCGCGCCCGACGCCCCCGTCATGCTCGTCGGGGTGGGCGGCGCGGTCGCCTCGGCGCTCGCGATGGGGCAGCCCGAGCGCATCGCGGCCGAAGAGCTCGCCGATCGGCGCCTGCTGCGGTTCCCGCCGGCGGTGCGCGTCGCGGCGATGGTCGGCGAGCCCGAGCAGGTGGCGCGCGCCTCGGCCGAGGTCGCCGCGCTCGAGGGCGTCGACGTGCTCGGCCCGGTCGAGCTCGACGAGGATCGCGTGCGGGCGATCGTGCGCTTCGACTACGCCCGCGGGGCCGAGGTCGCCGAGACCCTCAAAGTCGCGCTCATCCGCTCGGCCACCGCCAAGCCCCGCCGGGTCGACGGTCGGCCGCCGCGGCGCCGGGTTCCCGGTCTGCGGGTCCGCTTCGACGACCACGAGCCCTTCGACGACCCCGCGCCCGGCCGGCCGGCGGCGTCCCCCGCGCGCGCGGCCGATGCTCCGCCCTCGGGGAGAATGGGGGGATGA